One SAR202 cluster bacterium DNA window includes the following coding sequences:
- a CDS encoding DUF4185 domain-containing protein, translating to MAPATASTSTTSTLALLTPGLVVKNPRLVSKLTGRGSAGKTDERWNVVGTDLGISFEMDGRINMVFGDTWGRDGVEGAQWRTSTLGIVERHPEAGYIVTDMLKGADGNAKELISALKKPKEEYTAVPTSAIAFGGRMYIHYMLVKDWEEQWWGYKIPVVNGSGFAFSDDMGNTWTKHETARWIGNSPYAMVSMVEHEGNIYVFGTGASRFGPLKLFRVPGEQLLEYDRYEYWNGAAWTREPAEAAEVVGWPVGELSVRWSEYHEKWLMMYLNEVTHNIVLRTADSLTGPWGDERPVVHSDDYHSLYGPLMLPHIEGSDVYFAMSTFYGDYNVFIMKLTLEPATTTVP from the coding sequence ATGGCGCCCGCCACTGCCTCCACCAGCACAACCAGCACTCTTGCCCTGCTTACTCCCGGCCTCGTGGTAAAGAATCCGAGGCTAGTGTCGAAACTTACGGGCCGCGGCTCGGCCGGGAAGACCGACGAGCGGTGGAACGTTGTCGGAACGGACCTCGGCATCAGTTTTGAGATGGACGGCCGCATTAATATGGTCTTCGGGGATACGTGGGGGCGGGACGGCGTAGAAGGCGCGCAATGGCGCACCAGCACGCTGGGGATAGTGGAGCGCCACCCGGAAGCAGGCTACATCGTGACCGACATGCTGAAAGGGGCGGACGGCAACGCGAAGGAGCTTATCTCAGCGCTCAAAAAGCCAAAGGAAGAGTACACGGCCGTGCCCACTTCGGCCATCGCGTTCGGGGGCCGGATGTACATCCACTACATGTTGGTAAAGGACTGGGAAGAGCAATGGTGGGGATACAAGATACCCGTCGTGAACGGGTCGGGCTTTGCGTTCTCTGATGACATGGGCAACACGTGGACCAAGCACGAGACTGCCAGGTGGATAGGGAACTCGCCCTACGCCATGGTCTCAATGGTGGAGCATGAGGGGAACATCTACGTCTTCGGCACCGGCGCAAGCCGTTTCGGGCCGCTGAAGCTGTTTCGCGTGCCCGGGGAGCAGCTCCTGGAGTATGACCGGTATGAGTACTGGAACGGCGCCGCCTGGACGCGCGAGCCGGCTGAAGCCGCGGAGGTGGTCGGTTGGCCGGTCGGGGAGCTCTCGGTCCGCTGGAGCGAATACCACGAAAAGTGGCTGATGATGTACCTGAACGAGGTTACGCACAACATTGTTCTGCGGACTGCGGACTCGCTCACCGGACCGTGGGGCGACGAGCGCCCTGTCGTTCACTCCGATGACTACCATTCCCTGTACGGCCCGCTCATGCTTCCCCATATCGAAGGGTCCGACGTGTATTTTGCCATGTCCACATTCTATGGCGACTATAACGTCTTCATCATGAAGCTAACGCTTGAACCCGCCACCACAACTGTTCCGTGA
- a CDS encoding PDZ domain-containing protein, with protein sequence MYGSRSSKNPAQRRIASLVAIAIGLLVIAATGCGTTVPPTSTPLPPPTATTVPAAPAAPTPAPTQPAASLGQSTGQMPPLAALTALPSIADLVDSVEPRVVSISVRSLVSGLYTLYSEEGAGSGFIIRPNGYIVTNNHVISGAREIIVNLPTGQSYTARLVGRDSVTDIAILKIEADNLPAATFANNDKMRVGDWVLSIGNALSLKGGPTVTLGIVSGLNRTINTEAGSFYGLIQTDAAINDGNSGGPLIDMNGNVVGVTQAILRQTGLGFAVSADTAVPVIESLINFGRVVRPSIGFDGQDVTSAIANELRLPVREGVIVTQISRTGPAYTAGIRIGDVITRIDGFQTPDVETWLHVLWSYKVGDHVQVEYIRAGQINTAVVTLAERTG encoded by the coding sequence GTGTACGGCTCAAGGTCGTCGAAAAACCCGGCCCAGCGTAGAATCGCCAGCCTGGTAGCAATCGCTATCGGGCTTCTTGTTATCGCGGCCACCGGGTGCGGGACGACCGTCCCGCCGACTTCTACGCCGCTGCCACCTCCCACCGCCACCACCGTCCCCGCAGCGCCGGCCGCTCCCACGCCTGCTCCCACCCAGCCCGCCGCGTCGCTTGGACAATCGACTGGACAGATGCCGCCGCTGGCTGCATTAACCGCCCTCCCTTCAATCGCCGACCTGGTGGACAGCGTTGAGCCGCGGGTCGTGTCCATCAGCGTGAGATCGCTCGTGAGCGGACTCTACACGCTCTACAGCGAGGAGGGGGCGGGCTCCGGCTTCATCATCCGTCCTAACGGCTACATCGTTACCAACAACCATGTGATCTCCGGCGCAAGAGAGATCATTGTCAACCTGCCGACCGGCCAGTCTTACACGGCGCGCCTCGTCGGCCGGGACTCGGTCACCGACATTGCCATACTCAAGATTGAGGCGGACAACCTGCCGGCCGCCACTTTTGCCAACAATGACAAGATGAGGGTAGGGGACTGGGTCCTGAGCATCGGTAACGCGCTCTCCTTGAAGGGCGGGCCCACGGTAACGCTGGGCATCGTCAGCGGCCTCAACCGGACGATCAACACCGAGGCCGGGTCCTTCTACGGGCTCATCCAGACGGACGCCGCGATCAACGACGGCAACAGCGGTGGCCCGCTGATAGACATGAACGGCAACGTGGTGGGCGTCACGCAGGCAATCCTGCGCCAGACCGGTCTGGGCTTTGCAGTCAGCGCGGATACCGCCGTGCCCGTGATAGAGAGCCTCATCAACTTCGGGCGCGTGGTGCGCCCGTCGATAGGCTTCGACGGCCAGGACGTCACGAGCGCCATCGCAAATGAGCTGCGGCTGCCTGTGCGCGAGGGCGTGATTGTGACGCAGATCTCCCGCACGGGGCCGGCCTACACTGCCGGTATCCGCATAGGCGACGTCATCACGCGGATAGACGGCTTCCAGACGCCGGACGTGGAGACGTGGCTGCACGTGCTCTGGTCTTACAAGGTAGGAGACCATGTGCAGGTGGAGTACATCCGCGCCGGCCAGATCAACACCGCCGTAGTCACCCTCGCTGAACGCACCGGGTAA
- a CDS encoding YihY/virulence factor BrkB family protein: MLTNSAVTERGLPAVRFVLFLIDTVNDFLDKNCPYIAGAISFYTLFSIFPLFLAIVAASAYGLGPGAEQEQLNLARSIAHLMPVSSQFVNDTMESIIRARAITGIASILGLLWVATTVFGAIRKGINAAWGIKKTRPFLKERLIDFALVIGAAVIVGLFLLTGPAMAALHSLVMIVAPESEFFNTFMWGWLDRLLLPGLSFLTFLILYSYLPNTRVPMGHVWPGALLASVAFDLANSGFIWFVRTYPSFHVLYGSVSALLTLLTWVYLSAMIVLFGALVTSRYASYVASIPREMHSLKLLCTGFFRVRLKVVEKPGPA, encoded by the coding sequence ATGTTGACAAATTCCGCCGTCACGGAGCGCGGTTTGCCGGCAGTCAGGTTCGTCCTTTTCCTCATCGACACGGTCAACGATTTTCTGGATAAGAACTGCCCCTATATAGCCGGGGCTATCTCCTTTTACACACTGTTTTCAATCTTCCCGCTTTTCCTGGCGATAGTGGCCGCCTCGGCCTATGGCCTGGGTCCTGGAGCTGAGCAAGAGCAGCTCAACCTGGCCCGCAGCATTGCCCATTTGATGCCCGTCTCAAGCCAGTTCGTGAACGACACGATGGAGAGCATAATTCGGGCAAGGGCGATAACAGGAATCGCGAGTATTCTCGGCCTTCTGTGGGTAGCCACCACGGTCTTCGGTGCGATCCGCAAGGGGATCAACGCCGCTTGGGGGATCAAGAAGACGCGGCCCTTCCTGAAAGAGCGGCTCATTGATTTCGCTCTCGTAATCGGCGCGGCCGTGATAGTCGGTCTGTTCCTGCTCACCGGACCCGCAATGGCGGCGCTTCACAGTCTAGTCATGATCGTCGCGCCGGAGTCCGAGTTCTTCAACACCTTCATGTGGGGGTGGCTGGACAGGCTGCTACTACCCGGACTGTCCTTCCTTACGTTCTTAATACTGTACAGCTACCTCCCGAACACAAGGGTGCCGATGGGCCATGTCTGGCCGGGCGCGCTGCTGGCGTCGGTGGCGTTCGATCTGGCCAATTCAGGGTTCATCTGGTTCGTGAGAACATACCCAAGCTTCCATGTGCTCTACGGCTCCGTGAGCGCGCTCCTGACTTTGTTGACCTGGGTATACCTCTCGGCTATGATTGTGTTGTTCGGGGCCCTTGTAACATCGCGGTATGCGTCCTACGTGGCGAGTATCCCGCGGGAGATGCACAGCCTGAAACTCCTTTGTACAGGATTCTTCCGTGTACGGCTCAAGGTCGTCGAAAAACCCGGCCCAGCGTAG
- a CDS encoding exo-alpha-sialidase, translated as MACSVTILPPSRYPVKANVGHPGGLLPCCTGFVRRHTMPPATEKFPLQEQNMPSIQILDSGRIDERESAFPQCAQMPNGDIVCGYCWGAGASGTGSSDWSRSTDGGKTWTREGTLLAKTDSTGNHLKISGSADGKTLFAYGGRNYREPAERFGDGRTEAVFVKSTDGGKTWSGPQAVPMMGFNPIEVSHGILALKSGRLLAPCATLPKGKLGEQILAAVSDDGGKTWPRHAVVMKDPNGKNGYFEQKLAEYAPGKLIATAWTVTLSDVADLENSYTLSSDDGLTWSAPVSTGIRGQTMSTLPLGGDRLLVLYNKRYGDQKIVMHLVTFTDKKWTIHAEETLYDAKAKHEKPKDIKTGVDELAAFKFGFPTAVRLKDGTILATNWSQESGKTGIRWTKLKVSW; from the coding sequence ATGGCATGTTCCGTCACGATACTACCCCCAAGTCGATACCCTGTCAAGGCGAACGTGGGTCATCCGGGCGGGCTGCTACCTTGTTGCACAGGCTTCGTCAGGCGGCATACAATGCCGCCAGCGACCGAGAAATTTCCCCTCCAGGAGCAGAATATGCCATCCATACAGATCCTCGATTCGGGCAGGATCGACGAGCGCGAGTCCGCTTTTCCCCAGTGCGCGCAGATGCCGAACGGCGACATCGTGTGCGGCTACTGCTGGGGCGCCGGCGCGAGCGGCACAGGCTCGTCGGACTGGTCGCGCTCGACGGACGGCGGCAAGACATGGACGCGTGAAGGGACACTCCTGGCCAAGACGGACAGCACCGGCAACCACCTCAAGATAAGCGGCTCCGCAGACGGCAAGACGCTCTTTGCCTACGGCGGGCGGAACTACCGCGAGCCCGCGGAGAGGTTCGGGGACGGCAGGACCGAGGCGGTGTTCGTGAAGTCCACCGACGGCGGCAAGACATGGTCGGGGCCTCAGGCCGTGCCGATGATGGGCTTCAACCCTATCGAGGTCTCGCACGGCATCCTGGCGCTCAAGAGCGGCAGGCTCCTGGCGCCGTGCGCGACGCTCCCCAAGGGCAAGCTTGGCGAGCAGATTTTGGCGGCAGTGTCCGACGACGGTGGCAAGACGTGGCCGCGCCACGCTGTTGTAATGAAGGATCCCAACGGCAAGAACGGCTACTTTGAACAGAAGCTGGCGGAGTACGCGCCGGGGAAGCTCATCGCCACCGCCTGGACCGTGACCCTCAGCGACGTGGCAGACCTAGAGAACAGCTACACCCTTTCGAGCGACGACGGCCTCACCTGGTCTGCCCCCGTTTCAACCGGCATACGCGGCCAGACGATGTCCACCCTGCCGCTCGGCGGCGACCGGCTGCTGGTGCTCTACAACAAGCGGTACGGCGACCAGAAGATCGTCATGCACCTGGTTACGTTCACGGACAAGAAGTGGACTATCCACGCCGAAGAGACCTTGTACGACGCGAAGGCCAAGCACGAGAAGCCGAAGGATATCAAGACGGGCGTGGACGAGCTTGCGGCCTTCAAGTTCGGCTTCCCCACGGCGGTCCGCCTCAAGGACGGCACAATCCTCGCCACCAACTGGTCGCAGGAGAGCGGCAAGACCGGCATCCGCTGGACTAAGCTCAAGGTGAGCTGGTAG
- a CDS encoding GrpB family protein has product MSSLPRTHQIHTWELKSEGWRKRVAFRDYLSTHRDAFDQCVALKQELVARLGNDRIAYSNAKDDFVKRILQLAEDKGTS; this is encoded by the coding sequence ATGAGCAGCCTGCCGAGAACGCACCAGATTCACACGTGGGAGCTAAAGAGCGAAGGCTGGCGCAAGCGCGTGGCATTCCGCGACTACCTTAGCACCCATCGTGATGCGTTTGACCAGTGTGTCGCGCTGAAGCAGGAGCTTGTGGCACGGCTCGGCAATGACCGCATCGCATACTCCAACGCCAAAGACGACTTCGTGAAAAGGATTCTGCAACTGGCAGAAGACAAAGGGACGAGCTGA
- a CDS encoding GrpB family protein — translation MDTSTILGTPPGKAVLVPYAPEWPNLFFAERTAIQTGLGPLALQIHHIGSTSIPGMPAKPTMDIVVVIPMLEDHSKCIAPLEALGYRSRGSVFEGEPDHLYF, via the coding sequence ATGGACACTAGCACAATACTCGGAACTCCGCCAGGGAAGGCCGTGCTCGTTCCCTACGCGCCGGAATGGCCCAATCTGTTTTTCGCGGAGAGGACGGCCATTCAGACGGGCCTTGGCCCGCTTGCACTACAAATTCACCACATTGGCAGCACGTCAATACCCGGCATGCCCGCAAAGCCGACTATGGATATCGTCGTGGTAATCCCCATGCTGGAGGATCACAGCAAATGCATTGCTCCGCTGGAAGCGCTCGGTTACCGCAGCAGAGGATCCGTTTTTGAGGGCGAGCCTGACCACCTCTACTTCTAG